GATTCGTTTTCTAAAGGAGATTTAATCGATGCATATGATAATTATGTTCGAGCGAGATCCATATCTGAGTTTTTATATCCCAATGATTCTACACGAGCGGGCAAAAAGTTTAGGCTAATGCAGGAATACTTCTATGTATCTGCAACCATGCAAGACATTATAAGAAGGTATTTTAAGTATAAAGACGACTTGCTGCAAATGGGTAAGAAAATATGCATTGAAATCAATGATACACATCCAATTTTGGTAATTCCTGAGTTTATGAATATATTGAACCGTGATTACGGTATAAGCTTTATGAAAACACTTGAAATTGCAAGAAACCTCTTTAGCTACACAAATTATACGGTATTGTCGGAATCATTTGAGATTTGGGATATGGCATTGATTAATGAAACTATTCCTCAGCTTGAAAAAGCGATATTCTTTTTAGATGAAAGCTCAAAAAAGGAATTTAGGCAAGCTAATATAGATGATGAATTAATTAATTCAATGAGTATAATTAGAGATGGATATCTTCATTCTGTAAATCTCGCTACTTTTGTGTGTCGTAAAATAAATTCTGTTTCTAAAGCACATGAGATAATATTGGAAAAAGATAATTTGAAAGGGTATTATAAATACTATCGAAATAAATTTGAAGTAAAAAATGGCGGAATTAACCACAGAAGATGGTTGAGTGTCGGGAATCCTAGACTATCTAAACTCCTCAACGAAACAATAGGGGATGGATACCTCAAAGACTCTTCAAAACTCATCGAATTAATGGAATATAAGGATAATCTTGGTTTTTTAACAGAACTTGAAAGAGTTAAATTAGAGAATAAGACTGAGATAGCAAATTGTATTAGAAAAGAACTAAAAATCAACATAAATCCTCATTCTATATTCGATATGCAAATGAAGAGATTTCATGAGTTTAAAAGACAGCTTTTGAACGCACTTAGAATAGCCTATGATTATTTTAAACTCAAAGAAAATAGCAATTATAATATAGTGCCAAGGACCTACTTTTTTGGTGGAAAAGCAGCTGCAGGTTACTATACTGCTAAAGAAATTATAGCGTTTATTAATGCTCTTATGAAATTAATAAACAATGATCGATTTATCAAAGATAAAATTAAAATTGTATTTATTGAGAATTATAATGTAGATAAGGCAGAATACCTATTTAAAGCCGGGGATATAAATGAAAGTATAGCAACAGCTTCAAAAGAATCTCTCAGTCTTTCTACTATAAAATTTATGCTAAACGGTGCTGTAACAATAGGCTCTAAAGATGGACTAAACATGGATGTACTAAAAAAGATTGGACCATCTAACTTTTTTGAATTTGGGATTTCTAAAGAGGAAGCCCTGGATATTTCCTTAAATGGAGGATATAATGCATATGAGTATTATAATTCATCGCCTAAAATAAGGAATCTAATTAATAGATTAAATAATCTACCCTATAGTGAATTTCCTTTTGACTTTAAGGTAATACACAATTTATTAATTAAATATAATGACAGTTTTATGGTCTTGAAAGATTTCTTATCCTATGTTGAGGCACATGAGATGATAGATAAAATTTATATTGACTATAATAAATGGAATCAAATTGCACTGACAAATATTGCTCATTCCGGTTTGTACTCATCTGACAGGACGATACTGGAATTTGCAGACAGAGTTTGGAGAATTAACAATGAACACATTCATACAACCTAAGCATAATAAATTAGGTATAATTTACAGTACTTCATCTACCAAATTTAGAGTATGGGCACCGATTAGGAATAAAATAAAATTGTTGATTTATGAAAACTATAATCATGTGAGAAGAAGAGAATACCCAATGTACAAAGATACAAATGGGATATTTTCTGCGGAAATAAGCGGAAATCTCGATGGTAAGTATTATACCTACTTAATTGATGACATGTATGAGGTAACAGACCCGTATTCGATAGCTTCGTCAATC
The sequence above is a segment of the Peptoniphilaceae bacterium AMB_02 genome. Coding sequences within it:
- the glgP gene encoding glycogen/starch/alpha-glucan family phosphorylase, which produces MRLDSHDLKEKLINYLYSIRGKDLKTASEEDVYIALSFILREIIGMNWENSKVKYNNLKTIYILSFEYLPGKLLEKNLIYLGLKENIEKVLSEIGYSLDDILRYESEMGIGHGGLGVICDANIDSLSTFQFPGFAYGMRYKRGLMMLRLVDGLQVEEPDNWLKNSNVWELKKPYSHEIKYKDFSVKAQAYDFPYLGYDNSSVNTLRLWDAEPIQDLKFDSFSKGDLIDAYDNYVRARSISEFLYPNDSTRAGKKFRLMQEYFYVSATMQDIIRRYFKYKDDLLQMGKKICIEINDTHPILVIPEFMNILNRDYGISFMKTLEIARNLFSYTNYTVLSESFEIWDMALINETIPQLEKAIFFLDESSKKEFRQANIDDELINSMSIIRDGYLHSVNLATFVCRKINSVSKAHEIILEKDNLKGYYKYYRNKFEVKNGGINHRRWLSVGNPRLSKLLNETIGDGYLKDSSKLIELMEYKDNLGFLTELERVKLENKTEIANCIRKELKININPHSIFDMQMKRFHEFKRQLLNALRIAYDYFKLKENSNYNIVPRTYFFGGKAAAGYYTAKEIIAFINALMKLINNDRFIKDKIKIVFIENYNVDKAEYLFKAGDINESIATASKESLSLSTIKFMLNGAVTIGSKDGLNMDVLKKIGPSNFFEFGISKEEALDISLNGGYNAYEYYNSSPKIRNLINRLNNLPYSEFPFDFKVIHNLLIKYNDSFMVLKDFLSYVEAHEMIDKIYIDYNKWNQIALTNIAHSGLYSSDRTILEFADRVWRINNEHIHTT